From Corynebacterium frankenforstense DSM 45800, the proteins below share one genomic window:
- the nusG gene encoding transcription termination/antitermination protein NusG — translation MEAATTAQEESTPEVDAAAEQAEATPTEADVAAGVEGAEGEGADAAADADADSASAQGEAAQGEAAEGDAAEGASAEPTPSEAAAAELAEGADEEEDAEAAYRKRLRQFTRELKKQPGDWYIIQTYSGYENKVKTNLDMRAQTLEVEDSIYEVVVPIEQVTELRDGKRKQIKRKLLPGYVLVRMDMNDRAWSVVRETPGVTSFVGNEGNATKVKHREVAKFLMPKETSEGEKTVDKDGEQVVAMPEPEKKPVQQIDFEVGEAVTILTGALASVSATISDIDYETGKLQALVSIFGRETPVELTADQVEKIM, via the coding sequence ATGGAGGCCGCCACCACCGCCCAGGAGGAGAGCACCCCCGAGGTGGACGCCGCCGCCGAGCAGGCGGAGGCCACCCCGACCGAGGCCGACGTCGCCGCCGGCGTCGAGGGTGCTGAGGGCGAGGGCGCCGACGCCGCTGCGGACGCCGACGCCGACTCCGCTTCGGCCCAGGGCGAAGCCGCTCAGGGCGAGGCTGCCGAGGGCGACGCCGCCGAAGGCGCCTCCGCCGAGCCGACCCCCTCCGAGGCCGCCGCCGCGGAGCTGGCCGAGGGCGCCGACGAGGAGGAGGACGCCGAGGCCGCCTACCGCAAGCGCCTGCGCCAGTTCACCCGCGAGCTGAAGAAGCAGCCGGGCGACTGGTACATCATCCAGACCTACTCGGGCTACGAGAACAAGGTGAAGACCAACCTGGACATGCGTGCCCAGACCCTCGAGGTCGAGGACTCCATCTACGAGGTCGTCGTGCCCATCGAGCAGGTCACCGAGCTGCGCGACGGCAAGCGCAAGCAGATCAAGCGCAAGCTGCTGCCGGGCTACGTGCTCGTGCGCATGGACATGAACGACCGCGCCTGGTCCGTCGTCCGCGAGACCCCGGGTGTGACCAGCTTCGTCGGCAACGAGGGCAACGCCACCAAGGTCAAGCACCGCGAGGTGGCCAAGTTCCTCATGCCCAAGGAGACCTCCGAGGGCGAGAAGACCGTCGACAAGGACGGCGAGCAGGTCGTGGCCATGCCGGAGCCGGAGAAGAAGCCGGTCCAGCAGATCGACTTCGAGGTCGGCGAGGCCGTCACCATTCTCACCGGCGCGCTGGCCAGCGTCTCGGCCACCATCTCCGACATCGACTACGAGACCGGCAAGCTGCAGGCCCTGGTCTCCATCTTCGGCCGCGAGACTCCGGTGGAGCTCACCGCCGACCAGGTCGAGAAGATCATGTAG
- the rplK gene encoding 50S ribosomal protein L11 yields the protein MAKKVTGFIKLQIEAGAANPAPPVGPALGAHGVNIMEFCKAYNAATENQRGNVVPVEITVYEDRSFTFKLKTPPAAKLLLKAAGLQKGSGVPHTQKVGSVTMDQVKEIATQKKPDLNANDIDAAAKIIAGTARSMGITVKE from the coding sequence ATGGCCAAGAAGGTTACTGGCTTCATCAAGCTGCAGATCGAGGCCGGCGCGGCCAACCCGGCTCCGCCGGTCGGCCCGGCCCTCGGTGCCCATGGTGTCAACATCATGGAGTTCTGCAAGGCCTACAACGCCGCGACCGAGAACCAGCGCGGCAACGTCGTGCCGGTCGAGATCACGGTCTACGAGGACCGCTCCTTCACCTTCAAGCTGAAGACCCCGCCGGCCGCCAAGCTCCTGCTCAAGGCCGCCGGCCTGCAGAAGGGCTCGGGCGTCCCGCACACCCAGAAGGTCGGCTCCGTGACCATGGACCAGGTCAAGGAGATCGCCACCCAGAAGAAGCCGGATCTCAACGCCAACGACATTGACGCCGCCGCGAAGATCATCGCCGGCACCGCCCGCTCCATGGGCATCACCGTCAAGGAGTAA
- the rplA gene encoding 50S ribosomal protein L1 has translation MSKRSKAYQAAAEKIDRNRFYHPLEAAKLVKETATGKFDATVDVAVRLGVDPRKADQLVRGTVSLPNGTGKTVRVVVFAEGPNATAAEEAGADVVGTDELLERIQGGWTDFDAAIATPDQMARVGRVARVLGPRGLMPNPKSGTVTTDVAKAVKEIKGGKISFRVDKASNLHAIIGKASFTPEALAENYGALIDELNRLKPSASKGIYMKKITMSATMGPGVPVDTSVQKNFTEQA, from the coding sequence ATGAGCAAGCGTTCCAAGGCCTACCAGGCCGCGGCCGAGAAGATCGACCGCAACCGTTTCTACCACCCGCTCGAGGCCGCCAAGCTGGTCAAGGAGACCGCCACCGGCAAGTTCGACGCCACCGTCGACGTCGCCGTGCGCCTGGGCGTCGACCCGCGCAAGGCCGACCAGCTGGTCCGCGGCACCGTCTCCCTGCCGAACGGCACCGGTAAGACCGTCCGCGTCGTCGTCTTCGCCGAGGGCCCCAACGCCACCGCCGCCGAGGAGGCCGGTGCCGACGTCGTGGGCACCGACGAGCTGCTCGAGCGCATCCAGGGCGGCTGGACCGACTTCGACGCCGCGATCGCCACCCCGGACCAGATGGCCCGCGTCGGCCGCGTGGCCCGCGTCCTGGGCCCCCGTGGCCTGATGCCGAACCCGAAGTCCGGCACCGTGACCACCGACGTGGCCAAGGCCGTCAAGGAGATCAAGGGCGGCAAGATCAGCTTCCGCGTCGACAAGGCCTCGAACCTGCACGCCATCATCGGCAAGGCCTCCTTCACCCCGGAGGCGCTGGCCGAGAACTACGGCGCGCTGATCGACGAGCTCAACCGCCTGAAGCCGTCGGCCTCCAAGGGCATCTACATGAAGAAGATCACGATGTCCGCCACCATGGGCCCGGGTGTCCCGGTCGACACCTCCGTCCAGAAGAACTTCACCGAGCAGGCCTAA
- a CDS encoding IS30 family transposase — MPTTSPFHSLTQSDKNRLTQLITTGLSVRAAAHRIGCNYKHALNFAHHHKLITPTQPPVLPTGAADALITAIKSGASIHAAAMMVGISPSMGYRIASRAGLHTRLTRRQQHIRATARRIDFLYLRLAGIPRAQVCTTLAIEPRQGRDFEKGLTKTRGQRRRFIPTGPDAATYNRLMDALIETCDVIEEGRRAIPALPEGVNPYKPVSSRYLSVSQRAVIADMYREGATKAAIARAVGVHPSTIGRELSRNRTPHGPYRAEGAQLKAAARRLRPKTSKILSNRRLYDYVVEGLRRQWSPQQISGRIRLDFPDDEEMRISHETIYDAFYLDAKGRLKDLGLALPTGRKKRRPRGRPRGGGGIRRFVDEMVLIDDRPDEVAERVMPGHWEGDLILGKNNASAVITLVERVSRFVVLGHLPARHDSVEVTRVLKELVGGIDELIFSSITWDQGSEMAGHKAFSMATDVPVYFCHPGSPWERGTNENTNGRLRRNLPKSSDLSVYSSMDLEMIANIHNNTPRKALGWRTPAEVMAQALADVGSITD, encoded by the coding sequence ATGCCGACAACCAGCCCCTTTCACTCACTGACCCAGTCAGACAAGAACCGGCTGACCCAACTGATCACCACCGGCTTAAGCGTGCGCGCCGCCGCGCACCGCATCGGCTGCAACTACAAACACGCACTCAACTTCGCCCACCACCACAAACTGATCACCCCGACACAACCGCCTGTCCTGCCCACCGGCGCCGCAGACGCGTTGATCACCGCGATCAAAAGCGGGGCAAGCATCCACGCGGCGGCGATGATGGTCGGCATCTCCCCGTCGATGGGCTACCGCATCGCATCCAGGGCAGGACTGCACACCCGGCTGACCCGCCGGCAACAACACATCCGCGCCACCGCCAGGCGCATCGACTTTCTCTACCTGCGCCTCGCCGGCATCCCACGGGCCCAGGTGTGCACCACACTTGCGATCGAGCCACGCCAGGGCCGCGACTTCGAGAAAGGACTGACCAAAACTCGAGGACAACGCCGCCGCTTTATCCCCACCGGGCCGGACGCGGCGACGTATAACAGGTTGATGGACGCCCTGATTGAAACCTGCGACGTCATCGAGGAAGGCCGCCGGGCCATCCCCGCCCTGCCCGAGGGGGTTAACCCCTACAAACCGGTCAGCAGCAGGTACCTGTCGGTCAGCCAACGTGCGGTGATCGCCGACATGTACCGCGAAGGGGCGACGAAAGCCGCCATCGCCCGCGCCGTGGGCGTGCACCCGTCGACCATCGGGCGTGAGTTGTCGCGCAATCGCACCCCGCACGGCCCGTATAGGGCTGAGGGCGCCCAGCTCAAGGCCGCCGCGCGCAGGTTGCGGCCGAAGACCTCGAAGATCCTGTCAAACAGACGCCTGTATGACTATGTAGTCGAGGGTTTGCGGCGACAATGGTCCCCGCAACAGATCAGCGGGCGTATCCGCCTGGATTTTCCCGATGACGAGGAGATGCGCATCAGTCACGAGACGATCTACGACGCGTTCTACCTGGACGCGAAAGGCCGGTTGAAGGATCTGGGGCTTGCCCTTCCGACCGGCAGGAAGAAACGTCGACCCCGCGGTCGGCCGCGCGGCGGTGGCGGTATCCGGCGCTTCGTCGATGAGATGGTGCTCATCGACGACCGTCCCGACGAGGTCGCCGAGCGGGTCATGCCCGGTCATTGGGAGGGTGATCTGATCCTGGGCAAGAACAACGCCTCGGCGGTGATCACCCTGGTTGAGCGTGTCAGCAGGTTCGTCGTGCTGGGTCATCTGCCGGCCAGGCATGACTCGGTGGAGGTCACCCGGGTGTTAAAGGAGCTTGTCGGTGGTATCGATGAGTTGATCTTCTCGTCGATCACGTGGGATCAGGGCTCTGAGATGGCAGGCCACAAGGCGTTTTCGATGGCGACTGATGTTCCGGTGTATTTCTGTCACCCCGGATCCCCGTGGGAGCGGGGCACCAACGAGAACACCAACGGCAGGCTGCGTCGCAACCTGCCGAAGTCTTCGGATCTGTCGGTGTATTCGTCGATGGATCTGGAGATGATCGCCAACATTCACAACAACACTCCGCGCAAGGCGTTGGGGTGGCGTACTCCTGCTGAAGTGATGGCTCAGGCGCTTGCAGACGTCGGTAGCATCACCGACTAG
- a CDS encoding Ldh family oxidoreductase encodes MQISAADLTELCTAAARARGADEPTAAVLARAAVRAESLGKTSHGVSHIFDYLDGIANGSFIADVAPEVTRRGAITLADARGNTAAVAFNAEFDDFVRSAHEHGVAVFAARNTFTVGELGVYVNDLAERGLVALAVANCRALAGWGEAPGKVLGTNPHAFGVPAEPRPVVIDQAISQIAYMTIRERAARGEEIPEGWALDSSGEPTRSAQEAVEGALLPAGYKMGNIGLMVEFLSGMAGGNWSMDAPSIRGGARPDVGFFVVAFDPRAFESDTGAEASCEAAGARGGRASFAERSRDLVARLEDLAGHLPGRRHAPADPIEIDDALHARLLEAAGRD; translated from the coding sequence ATGCAGATCTCAGCCGCCGACCTGACCGAACTGTGCACCGCCGCCGCCCGCGCGCGCGGTGCCGACGAGCCGACCGCCGCCGTCCTCGCGCGCGCCGCCGTGCGCGCCGAGTCGCTGGGCAAGACCTCCCACGGGGTCAGCCACATCTTCGACTACCTCGACGGCATCGCCAACGGCTCCTTCATCGCCGATGTCGCCCCCGAGGTCACCCGACGCGGCGCGATCACGCTCGCCGACGCCCGCGGCAACACCGCCGCGGTCGCCTTCAACGCCGAGTTCGACGACTTCGTGCGCTCCGCCCACGAGCACGGCGTGGCGGTCTTCGCCGCGCGCAACACCTTCACCGTCGGTGAGCTGGGCGTCTACGTCAACGACCTCGCCGAGCGCGGGCTCGTCGCCCTCGCCGTGGCCAACTGCCGGGCGCTGGCCGGCTGGGGCGAGGCCCCGGGCAAGGTGCTGGGCACCAACCCGCACGCCTTCGGGGTGCCGGCCGAGCCGCGGCCGGTGGTCATCGACCAGGCCATCAGCCAGATCGCCTACATGACCATCCGGGAGCGCGCGGCCCGCGGCGAGGAGATCCCGGAGGGCTGGGCGCTGGACTCCTCCGGTGAGCCGACGCGCTCGGCGCAGGAGGCCGTCGAGGGCGCACTGCTTCCGGCGGGCTACAAGATGGGCAACATCGGGCTGATGGTCGAGTTCCTCTCCGGCATGGCCGGCGGCAACTGGTCGATGGACGCGCCGTCGATCAGGGGCGGCGCGCGCCCGGACGTCGGCTTCTTCGTCGTCGCCTTCGACCCGCGCGCATTCGAGTCGGACACGGGCGCGGAGGCCTCCTGCGAGGCCGCCGGGGCCCGCGGCGGTCGGGCGAGCTTCGCCGAGCGCAGCCGCGACCTGGTCGCCCGCCTCGAGGACCTGGCCGGTCACCTGCCCGGGCGTCGGCACGCCCCGGCCGACCCGATCGAGATCGACGACGCCCTCCACGCCCGCCTCCTCGAGGCGGCCGGGCGCGACTAG
- a CDS encoding metal ABC transporter permease codes for MSFFAGTALLAVVTAVACALPGAFVVLRKNSMLVDAIGHSVFPGIVVGYFFTRDLDSPLLILGAALAGLVVVLGSEWLARTGLLSGDAPQGLVFPALFSAGVILVTLNFGNVHLDTHAVLVGDLNLAAFEQLTVGGVSLGPRYLYVMLAVLLVDAAFIAAFLPQLTVSTFDPQFARTIGVRAGLLQASFMFLVSLTVTAAFNAAGAILVVALVVVPAATAHLVTRRLPAMLTLTVLIAAGGALVGFGVAYRLGTATSASMAVFYGLLFACVADVARRRARGRGRARSPEKRPGALVEDEAVRA; via the coding sequence ATGAGCTTCTTCGCCGGAACCGCGCTTCTCGCGGTGGTCACGGCCGTGGCCTGCGCGCTGCCCGGCGCCTTCGTCGTGCTGCGCAAGAACTCGATGCTCGTCGACGCCATCGGCCACTCGGTCTTCCCCGGCATCGTCGTCGGTTACTTCTTCACCCGCGACCTGGACTCGCCGCTGCTCATCCTGGGCGCCGCACTGGCCGGCCTCGTCGTGGTCCTGGGCAGCGAGTGGCTCGCGCGCACGGGGCTGCTCTCCGGCGACGCGCCGCAGGGCCTGGTCTTCCCGGCGCTGTTCTCCGCGGGCGTCATCCTGGTCACGCTGAACTTCGGCAACGTCCACCTCGACACGCACGCCGTGCTCGTCGGCGACCTCAACCTCGCCGCCTTCGAGCAGCTGACGGTGGGCGGGGTGAGCCTGGGCCCGCGCTACCTCTACGTGATGCTGGCGGTGCTGCTTGTCGACGCCGCGTTCATCGCCGCGTTCCTGCCCCAGCTCACCGTGTCCACGTTCGACCCACAGTTCGCGCGCACGATCGGCGTGCGCGCGGGGTTGCTGCAGGCCTCGTTCATGTTCCTGGTCTCGCTGACGGTCACCGCGGCGTTCAACGCCGCTGGCGCGATCCTGGTCGTGGCCCTCGTCGTCGTCCCCGCGGCGACGGCGCACCTGGTGACCCGCCGCCTGCCGGCGATGCTGACGCTGACGGTGCTCATCGCCGCCGGCGGCGCGCTGGTCGGCTTCGGGGTCGCCTACCGGCTCGGCACGGCGACCTCGGCGTCGATGGCGGTCTTCTACGGACTCCTCTTCGCCTGCGTGGCGGACGTCGCCCGCCGCCGTGCCCGCGGTCGGGGCCGCGCGCGGTCGCCCGAAAAGCGCCCGGGGGCGCTCGTCGAGGACGAGGCAGTCCGGGCCTGA
- a CDS encoding metal ABC transporter permease encodes MTVTLAAGLTPPAEFLADHTFRTVLVGTTVIGVVAGALGTFAYLRRQSLLSDVVSHSALPGTLIAFLVAVGLGLDGRNMALLILGAVVVGTLAVFCTETIVRTTKLAVDSAMAVTLTSFFGLGMLLMRVISDAPLPGKGGIQDYLFGNASVITRADLAVSLSVGAVALMVVVALWKEFALRTFDPAHAAVTGLPTRAIDTALFACIVVATVIGVKAVGLVLMVAFVVTPPATARQWTSRLSTTVILAGAVGGLGSAVGSYLSIALGDVPTGPLIVLVLFAFFLVSLLCAPHRGLIARGVGRARARRRLLAEVAA; translated from the coding sequence GTGACTGTCACGCTCGCCGCGGGGCTGACCCCGCCGGCCGAATTCCTCGCCGACCACACCTTCCGCACGGTGCTGGTGGGCACGACGGTCATCGGCGTGGTCGCCGGCGCCCTGGGCACCTTCGCCTACCTGCGGCGCCAGTCGCTGCTCTCGGACGTGGTCTCCCACTCGGCGCTGCCGGGCACGCTCATCGCGTTCCTCGTCGCCGTGGGCCTGGGCCTCGACGGCCGCAACATGGCCCTGCTCATCCTGGGCGCGGTCGTCGTCGGCACGCTGGCGGTCTTCTGCACGGAGACGATCGTGCGCACCACCAAGCTCGCGGTCGACTCCGCCATGGCGGTCACCCTGACCTCGTTCTTCGGCCTGGGCATGCTGCTGATGCGGGTGATCTCGGACGCGCCGCTGCCCGGCAAGGGCGGCATCCAGGACTACCTGTTCGGCAACGCCTCGGTGATCACGCGCGCGGACCTGGCGGTCTCGCTGTCGGTCGGCGCGGTGGCGCTCATGGTCGTGGTGGCGCTCTGGAAGGAGTTCGCGCTGCGCACCTTCGACCCGGCGCACGCCGCGGTCACGGGGCTTCCGACCCGCGCGATCGACACCGCCCTGTTCGCCTGCATCGTGGTGGCCACGGTCATCGGCGTCAAGGCGGTCGGCCTGGTGCTCATGGTGGCCTTCGTGGTCACCCCGCCGGCCACCGCGCGGCAGTGGACCAGTCGCCTTTCGACCACGGTGATCCTCGCCGGCGCGGTCGGCGGGCTGGGCAGCGCGGTGGGCAGCTACCTGTCCATCGCGCTGGGCGACGTGCCCACCGGCCCGCTGATCGTGCTGGTGCTCTTCGCCTTCTTCCTGGTCTCGCTGCTGTGCGCGCCCCACCGCGGCCTCATCGCCCGCGGGGTGGGCCGCGCCCGCGCCCGGCGTCGACTGCTCGCGGAGGTGGCGGCATGA
- a CDS encoding metal ABC transporter ATP-binding protein: protein MTVAYRAEPVLHDVHLDVPEGVVMGVVGPNGAGKSTLIKAMLGLVTPLAGHAEFFGGGLRDNRLRVGYMPQSAGVDWDFPATVHDVVTMGTFGALGLFRRPGRRQRAAADDALELTGITDLAGRQIGELSGGQRQRVFLARALVQEPDLYFMDEPFQGVDARSQDAIVAVLHRLRAAGRTVVMVHHDLATVRRYCDHVTLINRGVVASGPAAESFTAANIRATYGIGDDADSTFLEAVL, encoded by the coding sequence CTGACCGTGGCCTACCGCGCGGAGCCGGTGCTCCACGACGTCCACCTCGACGTGCCCGAGGGCGTGGTCATGGGGGTCGTCGGCCCCAACGGCGCGGGCAAGTCGACGCTGATCAAGGCGATGCTCGGCCTGGTCACCCCACTGGCCGGTCACGCGGAGTTCTTCGGCGGCGGGCTGCGCGACAACCGGCTCCGGGTCGGCTACATGCCGCAGTCGGCGGGCGTGGACTGGGACTTCCCCGCCACCGTCCACGACGTGGTCACCATGGGCACCTTCGGCGCGCTCGGGCTGTTCCGCCGCCCGGGGCGGCGCCAGCGTGCCGCGGCCGACGACGCCCTCGAGCTGACCGGCATCACCGACCTGGCCGGCCGCCAGATCGGCGAGCTCTCCGGCGGCCAGCGCCAGCGGGTCTTCCTGGCCCGCGCGCTGGTCCAGGAGCCGGACCTGTACTTCATGGACGAGCCGTTCCAGGGTGTCGACGCCCGCAGCCAGGACGCGATCGTCGCGGTGCTGCACCGCCTGCGCGCGGCCGGGCGCACCGTCGTGATGGTCCACCACGACCTGGCCACGGTGCGCCGCTACTGCGACCACGTCACCCTGATCAACCGGGGCGTGGTCGCCTCGGGCCCGGCGGCGGAGTCCTTCACCGCCGCCAACATCCGCGCCACCTACGGCATCGGGGACGACGCGGACTCGACGTTTCTGGAGGCGGTGCTGTGA
- a CDS encoding metal ABC transporter solute-binding protein, Zn/Mn family, translating to MSPSLTSGNNRNRRSRNPLRALAAVLGAAAITLTGCAGGDATSGGDSDAPLSVYATTGYLADAVATIDPTAEITTMVGPGGDPHTYQPSTKDIEKLRDSDLVFWNGLHLEAQMDDQLASLGDKQLAVGDQLPEDLLLDWPETDDEGNALHDPHVWNSPEAWSLVVDEVADKLAETVPDRADEFHANADRYKDDIDAAVQRAHERLDDVPEPRVLITGHDAFNYFGRTFDLDIHATDFVSTEAKLSAAEISELADLIAEKKVPAIFQDNQANPQAITSLKEAVHARGWDVRVSDRELFADSLGADAGVDTYLGAFNHNVDAVADELGAAR from the coding sequence GTGTCTCCCTCACTCACCAGCGGGAACAACCGCAACCGCCGCTCCCGCAACCCCCTGCGCGCCCTGGCCGCCGTCCTCGGCGCCGCGGCGATCACGCTGACCGGCTGCGCCGGCGGCGACGCCACCTCCGGCGGGGACTCCGACGCTCCCCTGTCCGTCTACGCCACCACCGGCTACCTCGCCGACGCCGTGGCCACGATCGACCCGACCGCGGAGATCACCACCATGGTCGGCCCCGGCGGCGACCCGCACACCTACCAGCCCTCGACCAAGGACATCGAGAAGCTGCGCGACTCCGACCTCGTCTTCTGGAACGGCCTGCACCTCGAGGCCCAGATGGACGACCAGCTGGCCTCCCTCGGCGACAAGCAGCTCGCGGTCGGCGACCAGCTGCCGGAGGACCTGCTGCTCGACTGGCCCGAGACCGACGACGAGGGCAACGCCCTGCACGACCCGCACGTGTGGAACAGCCCGGAGGCCTGGAGCCTCGTCGTCGACGAGGTCGCCGACAAGCTCGCCGAGACCGTGCCGGACCGCGCCGACGAGTTCCACGCCAACGCCGACAGGTACAAGGACGACATCGACGCCGCCGTCCAGCGCGCCCACGAGCGCCTCGACGACGTGCCCGAGCCGCGCGTGCTGATCACCGGCCACGACGCCTTCAACTACTTCGGCCGCACCTTCGACCTGGACATCCACGCCACCGACTTCGTCTCCACCGAGGCGAAGCTCTCCGCCGCCGAGATCTCCGAGCTCGCCGACCTCATCGCCGAGAAGAAGGTCCCGGCCATCTTCCAGGACAACCAGGCGAACCCGCAGGCGATCACCTCGCTGAAGGAGGCCGTCCACGCCCGCGGCTGGGACGTGCGCGTCTCCGACCGCGAGCTGTTCGCGGACTCGCTGGGCGCCGACGCGGGCGTCGACACCTACCTGGGCGCGTTCAACCACAACGTCGACGCCGTCGCCGACGAGCTCGGGGCCGCCCGGTGA
- a CDS encoding glucose PTS transporter subunit IIA gives MTVVRMPIKGTVTDITEIPDEVFAKKTMGEGFGITGTPGGEVLAPVAGEVVMVAKTGHAVGITDADGLQFIVHLGLDTVELDGAPFEITVAKGDTVEAGDRLGTMDAAAIEDAGKKTDTVVVIANSKKKLDSLEVDEGPAAAGDEVARAHPKGEETAEGPDKIDDAAASGDSDAGAAAAGGAGAAAATDAATGTDGTSASEGRPPELTGHDATAWDIIAGVGGAENIRNVTHCISRVRMYLKDDAKADDDAVGASEGVIETVRAGGQYQVVIGPEVEDVYDAVVARLGGSGDDDAAGAGAEERERPDSVWGWLKWGFSELIGVITGSMIPIIGLLAASGIIKGVLSLLLNFELVDEASPTYAIINAMSDAVFFFLPIFVGYTAAKRLGANPVIVGIIGGVLCYPTLVEMADPENQDPGASTVAGMALNADFFGIPFPLASYSYSIFPVIVAAWLASRLEPWLKKVIPATLRMIFAPLIEVVVVSLAILLVLGPIVMIISTGIASGIQFLYEASPTISGTVIGGLYQGLVIFGLHWAVIPLVAQDLALTGHSYLNAIISATMVAQGGAALGVLVRTKLAQIKTLAAPATISALCSVTEPAMYGINLKYGRVFLMGSIGGACGGLLTGLFNVNMWGFTGSVIGFTSFVNPDGLDSSFWGYLLATGTSLAVAFALTYFFGFRDSDVDKGKDVKKVRLGHREPVQR, from the coding sequence ATGACAGTCGTGCGCATGCCGATCAAGGGCACGGTCACGGACATCACCGAGATCCCCGACGAGGTCTTCGCGAAGAAGACCATGGGCGAGGGCTTCGGCATCACCGGCACCCCGGGAGGTGAGGTCCTCGCCCCGGTCGCCGGCGAGGTGGTCATGGTGGCCAAGACCGGCCACGCCGTGGGCATCACCGACGCCGACGGCCTGCAGTTCATCGTCCACCTCGGCCTCGACACCGTGGAGCTCGACGGCGCCCCCTTCGAGATCACCGTGGCGAAGGGTGACACCGTCGAGGCCGGCGACCGCCTCGGCACGATGGACGCCGCCGCCATCGAGGACGCCGGCAAGAAGACCGACACGGTCGTGGTCATCGCCAACTCGAAGAAGAAGCTCGACAGCCTCGAGGTCGACGAGGGCCCCGCCGCGGCCGGCGACGAGGTCGCCCGCGCCCACCCGAAGGGCGAAGAGACGGCGGAGGGACCGGACAAGATTGACGACGCCGCGGCGTCCGGGGATTCCGACGCGGGCGCGGCCGCGGCGGGCGGCGCCGGGGCGGCGGCCGCGACGGACGCAGCCACGGGGACGGACGGGACGTCGGCAAGCGAAGGCCGCCCGCCGGAACTGACCGGCCACGACGCGACGGCCTGGGACATCATCGCCGGGGTGGGCGGGGCGGAGAACATCCGCAACGTCACGCACTGCATCTCGCGGGTGCGGATGTACCTCAAGGACGACGCGAAGGCCGACGACGACGCGGTCGGCGCGAGCGAGGGCGTCATCGAGACGGTGCGTGCCGGCGGGCAGTATCAGGTGGTCATCGGCCCGGAGGTCGAGGACGTCTACGACGCCGTGGTCGCGCGCCTCGGCGGGTCCGGCGACGACGACGCGGCGGGGGCCGGGGCCGAGGAGCGCGAGCGGCCGGACAGCGTGTGGGGCTGGCTGAAGTGGGGGTTCAGCGAGCTGATCGGCGTGATCACCGGGTCGATGATCCCGATCATCGGGCTGCTGGCGGCCAGCGGCATCATCAAGGGTGTCCTGTCGCTGCTGCTCAACTTCGAGCTCGTCGACGAGGCCAGCCCGACCTACGCGATCATCAACGCGATGAGCGACGCGGTGTTCTTCTTCCTGCCGATCTTCGTCGGCTACACCGCGGCCAAACGGCTCGGCGCCAACCCGGTCATCGTCGGCATCATCGGCGGCGTGCTGTGCTACCCGACGCTGGTGGAGATGGCCGACCCCGAGAACCAGGACCCGGGGGCGAGCACGGTGGCCGGCATGGCGCTCAACGCCGACTTCTTCGGCATCCCGTTCCCGCTGGCCAGCTACTCCTACTCGATCTTCCCGGTGATCGTGGCCGCGTGGCTGGCCTCCCGGCTCGAGCCGTGGCTGAAGAAGGTCATCCCCGCCACGCTGCGCATGATCTTCGCGCCGCTGATCGAGGTCGTGGTCGTCTCGCTGGCGATCCTGCTGGTGCTCGGGCCGATCGTGATGATCATCTCCACCGGCATCGCCAGCGGCATCCAGTTCCTCTACGAGGCCTCCCCGACGATCTCGGGCACCGTCATCGGCGGGCTCTACCAGGGCCTGGTCATCTTCGGGCTGCACTGGGCCGTCATCCCGCTGGTCGCGCAGGACCTCGCGCTGACCGGGCACTCCTACCTCAACGCGATCATCTCCGCGACGATGGTCGCCCAAGGCGGCGCGGCGCTCGGCGTGCTGGTGCGCACCAAGCTCGCCCAGATCAAGACCCTGGCCGCGCCGGCGACGATCTCCGCGCTGTGCTCGGTCACCGAGCCCGCGATGTACGGCATCAACCTGAAGTACGGGCGGGTGTTCCTGATGGGCTCGATCGGCGGCGCGTGCGGCGGGCTGCTCACCGGGCTGTTCAACGTGAACATGTGGGGGTTCACGGGCTCGGTCATCGGGTTCACCAGCTTCGTCAACCCCGACGGGCTCGACTCCAGCTTCTGGGGCTACCTGCTGGCCACGGGCACCTCGCTGGCCGTGGCGTTCGCCCTGACCTACTTCTTCGGCTTCCGCGACTCCGACGTGGACAAGGGCAAGGACGTCAAGAAGGTGCGGCTCGGACACCGCGAGCCCGTGCAGCGGTAG